One part of the Tunicatimonas pelagia genome encodes these proteins:
- a CDS encoding DMT family transporter has translation MNTIFLFALAFVGGVFLAVQGGLNAQLGVLLKNPLLASLVVFFTSACYALLVVAVSVKDVPTLPQLRQIPYHLWFTGGLCSVLGIGLYYYTIPKLGISTMISLGLCGQLIFSVIAGHFGWFNLPVQPVDYQKTIGVIAMIVGIILINR, from the coding sequence GTGGGTGGCGTATTCTTAGCAGTACAAGGTGGATTAAACGCCCAACTAGGAGTACTTCTCAAAAACCCACTGCTGGCGTCGTTGGTCGTCTTTTTTACTAGTGCTTGCTATGCGCTATTAGTCGTAGCGGTTAGTGTTAAAGATGTACCGACTTTACCCCAACTAAGGCAGATTCCCTATCACCTATGGTTTACGGGAGGGTTGTGCAGTGTTTTGGGTATTGGACTATACTATTACACCATTCCCAAGTTGGGTATCTCCACCATGATCTCCCTTGGTTTATGTGGCCAACTTATTTTCTCAGTCATTGCGGGGCATTTCGGATGGTTTAACCTTCCTGTACAGCCGGTAGATTACCAGAAAACTATCGGTGTCATTGCTATGATTGTAGGTATTATATTAATCAATCGGTAA